The following proteins are co-located in the Phragmites australis chromosome 10, lpPhrAust1.1, whole genome shotgun sequence genome:
- the LOC133930931 gene encoding 1-aminocyclopropane-1-carboxylate synthase 6-like, whose amino-acid sequence MRDDDDDKAGKKKSSSRDKARRPRADGGMRIVVPLQGVVQGRGGLVLGSLIPCALFYFLQLYIKRNRPPHPPRPGSRGSSSTNANSTTTSPIHRSLSRGILSPRAALPALSARGAVVRAGDEDSLYYAGLRRCADDPYHPASNPDGLINLGLAENHLSLDLVGRWMEEHAGAAMLEGMTGGGEEERDLTIRGLATYQPYDGILALKMALAGFMRQIMQESVSFDPSQMVITSGATPAMEILSFCLADPGNAFLVPSPYYPGWDRDIKWRTGVELIPVPCRSTDNFNISNTALEIAYKQAKKRGVRVRGVLISNPSNPTGGIVPRETLHDLLEFAAEKNIHLISDEIFAGSTYGSDKFVSVAEVVDELEGFDKGRVHIIYGLSKDLSLAGFRVGVIYSYNENIVAAAAKIARFSSVSTPTQRLLVSMLSDEKFISEYLKINRDRLRKMYLLFVDALKQVGIECFKSSGGFYCWADMSRYIRSYSEKGERMLWDRLLEEAKVNATPGSSCHCIEPGWFRCCFTTLSEQDIPVLVKRLRRVTDTHKLNR is encoded by the exons ATGagggacgacgacgacgacaaagCCGGCAAGAAGAAGTCGTCGTCACGCGACaaggcgcggcggccgcgcgcggACGGGGGGATGCGCATCGTGGTGCCGCTGCAGGGGGTTGTGCAGGGCCGGGGCGGCCTCGTGCTCGGCTCCCTCATCCCCTGCGCCCTCTTCTACTTCCTCCAGCTCTACATCAAGCGCAACCGTCCCCCGCACCCGCCGCGCCCTGGATCCCGCGGCTCTTCCTCCACCAACGCCAACTCCACGACGACCTCCCCTATCCACCGCTCCCTCTCCCGTGGCATCCTCTCGCCGCGCGCCGCGCTCCCGGCGCTCTCCGCCCGCGGCGCCGTCGTGCGCGCCGGGGACGAGGACTCCCTCTACTACGCCGGCCTCCGCCGATGCGCCGACGACCCCTACCACCCGGCATCCAACCCCGACGGACTCATTAACCTCGGCCTCGCCGAGAACCAC CTGTCGCTGGATTTGGTTGGGAGGTGGATGGAGGAGCACGCGGGGGCGGCGATGCTGGAGGGGATGacgggaggaggggaggaggagagggaccTCACCATCAGGGGGCTCGCCACCTACCAACCGTACGACGGCATACTTGCCTTGAAGATG GCTCTTGCCGGATTTATGAGGCAAATCATGCAAGAATCAGTATCCTTTGATCCATCTCAAATGGTGATAACCTCTGGTGCGACTCCTGCAATGGAAATACTGAGTTTCTGTCTAGCTGATCCAGGAAATGCATTTCTTGTCCCGTCACCATACTACCCTGG TTGGGACAGGGACATAAAATGGCGAACTGGTGTTGAGTTGATACCTGTTCCTTGCCGTAGCACTGACAACTTCAACATTAGTAACACTGCTCTAGAAATAGCTTACAAACAGGCAAAGAAGCGAGGAGTAAGGGTTCGTGGTGTTCTCATATCCAACCCTTCCAACCCTACAGGAGGCATTGTCCCCAGGGAAACACTGCATGATCTTCTAGAGTTTGCTGCAGAGAAGAACATTCACTTAATTTCTGATGAAATATTTGCTGGTTCAACATATGGAAGTGATAAATTTGTCAGTGTGGCAGAGGTTGTGGATGAGCTAGAAGGCTTTGATAAAGGCCGGGTGCACATCATATATGGACTCTCGAAAGACCTATCTCTTGCAGGGTTTCGAGTTGGAGTGATATATTCCTACAATGAAAACATTGTGGCAGCTGCTGCTAAGATTGCTAGATTCTCATCTGTTTCAACTCCGACTCAACGCCTGCTTGTTTCGATGCTTTCAGACGAAAAGTTCATTTCAGAATACCTAAAAATTAACAGAGACAGACTCCGGAAAATGTACCTTTTGTTTGTAGATGCTTTGAAACAAGTGGGGATTGAGTGCTTCAAGAGCAGTGGAGGGTTCTATTGCTGGGCAGACATGAGCAGGTACATCCGGTCTTATAGTGAGAAAGGAGAGCGCATGCTTTGGGACAGGCTGTTGGAAGAGGCAAAGGTCAATGCTACTCCAGGTTCATCTTGCCACTGCATTGAGCCTGGATGGTTCAGGTGTTGTTTCACAACATTGAGTGAGCAGGACATCCCTGTCTTGGTGAAAAGGCTCAGGAGGGTTACAGATACCCACAAATTAAACCGTTGA